In Cloacibacillus sp., one DNA window encodes the following:
- a CDS encoding nucleoside recognition domain-containing protein, translating into MSANTAKPAEKINIIETFFEGSRKGWNIAINTIMPAMVLGYVLVQVFTVTGIMAVLGKICGPVMGLFGLPGEAVTVLISAFFAKGAGAATAFNLYQNGVITAAEATICVMPAMLMGTLVGHYARIVLVSETNSKYRLIMLVIPLFDAALGMLLMRLCLTLMGLM; encoded by the coding sequence ATGAGCGCTAATACGGCAAAGCCTGCGGAAAAAATAAATATTATAGAAACCTTCTTCGAGGGTTCAAGAAAAGGGTGGAACATCGCTATAAATACCATTATGCCTGCGATGGTATTGGGATATGTTTTGGTACAGGTCTTTACAGTCACCGGAATTATGGCGGTGCTGGGTAAAATATGCGGCCCGGTAATGGGACTTTTTGGTCTGCCGGGAGAGGCTGTTACCGTTTTGATCAGCGCATTTTTCGCCAAAGGAGCCGGCGCGGCCACGGCTTTTAACCTTTATCAGAACGGGGTGATAACCGCGGCCGAGGCCACCATCTGCGTCATGCCGGCGATGCTTATGGGAACGCTTGTCGGACATTATGCTCGTATAGTGCTTGTCTCTGAGACGAACAGCAAATACAGGCTGATAATGCTTGTCATTCCGCTCTTTGACGCCGCCCTTGGCATGCTGCTCATGCGCTTGTGCCTGACGCTGATGGGGTTGATGTAG